The following DNA comes from Pseudomonas sp. Tri1.
CGGTTCATCAATGCCGATCGACCAGCGTTAATACCTTCGTATAGATCCGTCATACCCAGACATATCGCCACTGACCTTATGTAGAAGTGTTGGCGGCGGCACCACTGAATACCATCGTCTACAGCGAACCGAAGTTGAATGCGCTTAATGTTCAATCATTGCAGCCAGACACTTCCGGGTACGTTGCGACACGCTCACGCTGAAACAGTTAAACCATTCAACGTATCGATTTTGTCTTCGGGAGCAAATCATGAAACAGCAAATTCTGGTTATTGGTGCAGGTTTCGGCGGGCTGTGGAGCGCACTGAGCGCGGCCCGCCTGCTGGACCAGCATGATCGTAATGACGTGCAGATTACTGTCCTGGCGCCCCAGGCGGAATTGCGGATCCGGCCGCGTTTCTATGAGCCGGACGTCCACACCATGATGGCTCCGCTGGACGGACTGTTCGACGCGGTCGGCGTAAAATTCGTCCAGGGCTCGGCGAGCACTATCGACGTTGACAGCAAACGGGTCGGCTACGTGGATGTATTCGGTACCGAGGGCACCCTGGGCTACGACCGCTTGGTACTGGCGGCGGGCAGCAAACTGTTTCGCCCCGATCTCAAAGGCATGCTGGAACATGCCTTCGATGTCGATGAGATCGAGCAGGCCACGCGCCTCGAAGCCCATATCAAGTCGCTCAAGCACCTGCCGGACAGCCCAGCCCGTAACACTGTGGTGGTGGCCGGCGGTGGCTTCACCGGAATCGAAACCGCCACCGAAATGCCCGCCCGCCTGCGCGCCGTCCTGGGCGAGGACGCGAACATCCGGGTCGTCGTGGTGGATCGCGGGCCGCAGATCGGTGCATCGTTGGGCGACGGCATTCGCCCGTCCATTATCGAAGCCTCCGCTCACCTGGGCATCGAGTGGATCCTCAATGCTTCGGTTGAATCGGTGGATGCCGGCGGCGTCACCCTCTCGGATGGCCAACGCATCGAGTCCAGTACCGTGATCTGGACCGTGGGCTTCCGCGCCAGTCCGTTGACCCAACAGGTTCCCGGCACCCGCGACCAGCAGGGTCGCCTGCACGTCGACGGACATCTGAAAGTCTTGGGACAAAACGACATATTCGCCACCGGTGACGTGGCGTATGCCGCCACCGATACGGTCGGTAATTACGCGGCGATGTCCTGCCAACACGCCATCGCCCTGGGACGCTACGCCGGTAACAACGTCGCGGCCGACCTGCTGGGCGTGGCGCCGATGACCTACAGCCAACCCAAGTACGTGACCTGCCTGGACCTGGGCGCCTGGGGTGCGGTGTATACCGAAGGTTGGGATCGCCAGCTCAAGCTGGTCGGGCAGGAAGCCAAGGATCTCAAGACCCAGATCAACACCGTGTGGATCTACCCGCCCGCCGCTGACCGCGCAGCCGCCCTGGCAGCGGCAGATCCGTTGATTCCAGTGGCCTGAGACCTACCCCGGCCCGTCCCCCCGCCTTTCTGCGCCGGTCTTTCCCAGACGCCTGCCATTGTTTTTTGGGCAGGCTTTTTTTCTGCCCGCTCCCGCCACAAGCCAGTCTGAATATCGTCAATGCCCAGCAAAATCCGCTGCAATGCTCGCCCCCTCTCCCAGCGGCACGCGGTAAGGTAGGCGCAAACCATCCGGATCGAGGTGTGTCGTGGCGTCCTATTCCCTGCGTCAGCTGAAGTATTTCGTCACTACCGTCGAGTGTGGCAGCGTCGCGGAAGCGTCCCGCAAGCTGTACATCGCCCAACCGTCGATTGCCACGGCCGTCAAGGGGCTGGAGGACAGCTTCGGCGTGCAACTGCTCATCCGCCATCACGCCCAAGGCGTGTCGCTGACCCCGGGCGGTGCTCGCTTCTACCGCAAGGCCCAGGAGCTGTTGCGCATGGCCCGGGAGTTCGAGCAGAACGCGCTGGCCGATAACGATGTGGTCAGCGGCCAGATCGACATCGGCTGCTTTGAAACGGTCGCCCCGCTTTACCTGCCACGGCTGATCGCCGGTTTCCGTGAGCGTTTTCCCGGGGTGGAGATCCGCGTGCAGGACGGCGAGCAGCAGGAACTGGTGCAAGGCTTGACGGGGGGACGTTTCGACCTGGCGATTTTCTATGAGCACGACCTGGACAGCACCATCGAGACCGAAGCATTGACCGCCCCACAGCGACCCTATGCGTTGCTGCCGGCAGGGCATCGTTTCGCCAACCAGGCGCAAGTGTCGCTGCGCGACCTGGCGTTGGAGCCGATGATCCTGCTGGATGTGCAGCCCAGCCGGACCTATTTCGTGAGCATCTTCGAGGAATTGGGCCTGACACCGAACATCGTCTTCAGCTCGCCGTCCATCGAGATGGTGCGTGGCATGGTCGGCCAGTCCTTCGGCTTTGCGGTGCTGGTCACCCGGCCGCATTCCACCTGCACCTACGATGGGCAGCAAGTGGTCTGCGTCAACATCGCCGAAGACGTGACCGGCTCGGCGTTGGTGGCCGGATGGCTCAAACGCGCGCACCTGACCAAACCGGCGCAGTTGTTCGTGGATTACTGCAAGGAACAGTTCAGGCAATGGCTGGCCTGAACCTTGTGGCGAGGAAGCTTTGATCGTCCCCACGCTCTGCCTGGGAATGCATCCCGTGACGCTCTGCGTCACCCTCCAGAAGCGGAACGCGGAGCGTCCCTGGCGATGCTCCCACGCAAAGCGTGGGAACGATCGGTCCATGTGACGGGGCGGTTCGGTGCCTAGCGAGCCGCCCAGGCGTTGAAGCGTTGCTCAAGCTCCTCGCCATGGTCGACCCAGAACTCGGCATCCACGGCCCGGGCTTCAGCCAGGTTGGCCTCGGCGGTAGGCAACTGCTCCTGCACCGCTGTGGGCAACAACGCGAGGGTCTTGCGATGCACCGGCCCATAGGGGATGTTTTCCGAGAACACCTTCTGCGTCTGTGGCTGGCTGGCAAAGGCAATGAACCGCTCGGCCAAGGCCTTGTTCGGCGTGCCCTTGACCACGGCCCAGTACTCCGGGTCATACAAACTCTGCGGCCAGACGATGCTCAGCTTCATACCTTCCTTTTGTGCCGAGGCGATGCGGCCGTTGTAGGCTGCACTCATCGCCACGTCCCCAGCTACCAGCCACTGCGCCGGTTGGGCACCAGCCTCCCACCATTGGATGTTCGGCTTGATCTGGTCCAGCTTGGCGAAGGCCCGGGACACGCCCTGCGGTGTGTTCAACACCTTGTACAAGTCCTGGGCCTTGACCCCATCGGCCAGCAAGGCGATTTCCAAGGTGTACTTGGCCCCTTTACGCAAGCCGCGCTTGCCCGGGTAATCGGCCACATTCCAGAAGTCCGCCCAGGACTTGGGCGCCTTGGCGAGCTTGCTCTGGTCATAGGCCAGGACCATCGACCACACATAGGTGGCCACGCCACATTCGGTGAGTGCCCCCGGGACAAAATTCGCCGGGTCGCCCAGGGCCGTCTGGTCGAGCTTTTCAAACAAGCCCTCCTCGCAACCACGCAGCAGCTCGGGGCTTTCCACTTCGACCACATCCCAACTGGTGTGACCAGCCGCGACCATGGCCTTGATCTTCGATAGTTCACCGTTGTATTCGCCGGCCACGATGCTTCCCGCACCGCTGGCGTTGAAGGGTTGGAAGTAGGCCTTGTCCTGGGCCTGCTTGGTGGCGCCGCCAAAGGAAATCACGGTCAAGCTCTGGGGCGCGGCCAGGACGCTGGTACTCAACAACGCCAGTGCACACGCAATATTGCAACGCAAGGATCTGGACATGAAGCGGTTCCTCGAAATGCCGGCTCGCCCGCACGAACCGGTGACGGGACTCAAAGGTGACCGTAAACACGGGCGGTATGGTCTACAGCAAAGGCTCTTGTCGGCCTGTTCGTTGTCGCCTGGCTGACCACCAGGAATCTCCGTCCATTGAAATCGTTCTCCTCAGGCAGCCTTGCGGTCAGCAATCATTGGGTTCACAGAGATAGCTCGCCAGCCGATCCATCAAGCGGTCGCAGGCGGCCATTTGTTCAACATTCACGTATTCGTCGGGCTTGTGCCCCTGGTCCATGCTGCCGGGGCCACACACCACCGTTGGCACGCCGGCCTGATGAAACAAACCGCCTTCGGTGCCAAACGCGACGGTGCTGAACGCATCGCTGCCGCACAGACGGGCAATCAGTTGCGCGGCGGCGCTGTCAGGGGAAGTCGCCAGGCCAGGGTAGGCGGACAGCTGTTCAAAACGGATCGAGGTGTCGCCTTGCACCGCACGCATCGGCGGCAGCAGCGTCTGTTCGGCAAAATCCTGCAATTGCTCGGCCACCACTTGCGGGGCGAAATCCGGCAAGGCGCGCACTTCGAAATCGAAGCGGCAATCGGCCGGGACGATGTTCAGCGCCGTACCGCCCTGGATCACGCCGACCTGCACCGTCGAATAGGCCGGGTCGAAACGCGCGTCATGCAACGAAGGGTCGGCCAGCGCTGCGCCGATCTCCCCCAACCGGCCCATCAGGCGCGCCGCCTGCTCGATGGCATTCACGCCGTAAGGTGCGTAGGCCGAATGACAGGCCGCGCCTTTGACGTAGCAACGCATCGCCAGCTTGCCCTTGTGGCCCAGCACCGGTTGGAGTTGGGTCGGCTCGCCGATCAGGCACAGCGCTGGCTGGGGAATGCGCTGCACCAGCACCTCCAGCAGACTGCGCACGCCCAGGCAACCGACCTCTTCGTCATAGGAGAACGCCAAGTGCAGCGGACGACGAAGCGGGCTGGCCAGGAACTGCGGCACCGCCGCCAGCACCGAGGCCAGATAGCCCTTCATGTCCGCCGTCCCCCGGCCGTACAACCTGCCGCCCGCCTCGCTCAGGCAAAACGGATCGACCGTCCAGGCTTGTCCATCCACCGGCACCACATCGGTATGCCCGGATAACACCACGCCACCGGGCACCGACGGGCCGATACTCGCCAACAGGTTGGCCTTGGTCCGCTCGGGGTTGTAGATCAGCTCGCACGCCACCCCCAGGTCGCGCAGGTAGCCACGCACGAATTCGATCAGCGCCAGGTTCGACTCGCGACTGACCGTGGCAAAGCCCACCAGACGGGCGAGTAACGCGCGGCTGCGCAGTTCACTCATCGCCCGGCACTCCATAGCTGGGGGCCTGGGTCGGGTCGAGGGCACGGGTCAGGTAATCCTGCAATTGCGGCTGATAGGCCAGCCAGAGTTTCGTCAACTCACCGATGGGATTTTCCTCGGCCCAGTCCACTCGCAGATCGACGATGGGCCAGGTCAGGTCATCCACCACCGACAGCGCCGCCGAATGCACCGCCCCGGCTTCGCCACCGGCCTGCTGCCCGGCCTGCAACGCACTCAACAAGCGTGAGGCCAGGCAGCCTTCGCTGTGCTCGAAAGCCGCGACCATGGCCTCGATCACGCCTGCACTGGCCAATAGATTGCCGGCGGCCACGCACTGCTCACCGGCCAGCGCGTTGTGGGTGCCCAAGGCATGGCTGCCACTGAAAATCGCCGTGTGTCCATGGGCATCGACCACTGCCACCTGGCGATACTGGCTGTAGCCATTGCGCGCCAGAGCGCGGTCCACGGCCTCTTGTGCCACCAGCCCGCTGGCCAGCTCGTCGAGGATCAACGGGCCAAGGGCCGGCAGCGTAATGTTCTGGCTCGACACGGCGCCGACGCCCGCCCGCAACCAGGGGCAACGGGCGCCGACGGCAATGCTCGAGGAGCTGATAGCGACACCCAACTGACCGGTTTCAGCGCAGCGCCCGACGATGGAAAAAGTCATGTTCCACTCCTTATTCGGGGATCACCGCGATCACGTCGATTTCCATCAGCCACTGCGGCTGGCCGAGGGCGCTGACCACCAATCCGGTGGAAATCGGGAACACGCCCTTGAGCCATTTACCGACCTCTTGGTACACCGGTTCGCGGTAGCGTGGGTCGATCAGGTAGGTGGTGGTCTTGACGATATGGCTGAGGTCGCTGCCGGCTTCTTCCAGCAATTGCTTGACGTTGCGCATGGCCTGCTCGGCCTGCGCACGAGGATCGCCAAGGCCCACCAACTGACCATTGAAGTCCGTACCGACCTGCCCGCGCACATAGACGGTGTTGCCTGCGCGCACGGCCTGGCACAAGTCGTTGTCCAGGGTCTGGTTCGGGTAGGTGTCTTTGGTATTGAACATGCGGATGCGTGTGTGAGTAGGCATCAACGGACTCCCATGAGGCTGGTCTTCTGGCTGGGCGAATCGCTGGGGGCTGCTTGCTCCCGCGGATTCTCGTTCTGGCGCTGGGCAGCATCCCGATAGGCCAGATAGGTACGCTGCTTGACGATGTGGTCAGCGATATGCCGAGCGTCATGCCACACGCCCCAGATGAACGCCGAGCCGCGCCGTGACAGCCATGGCAGCCCCACGAAATACAGGCCCGACTCGCTCGAAACTCCGCGCTGATGCCGGGGTTTACCGTGGGCGTTGAGCGCGTCGACCTTCAGCCAGCTGTAATCCACCGAGTAACCGGTGGCCCAAATAATGCTGGTCACCCCAGCGGCGGCCAGATCCAACTGCAGGATCGGCTGCGTCAGGCAGTGCGGGTCGGGCAGCAGCTGGCGGGCCTCGGGCTCGAGGGGCAGATCCAGGCCGTTGCGAGCGATATAGGCATCAGCGGCATCCAGCAGCGCCAGGTAGTTTTCGTCGCCGCGAGCGATGTTTTCGGCCAGGTTCGATTCAAAGGTCACCACGCTGCCGTTGAACGATTTCGTCAGGCCCACCAAGGTGATGCCCTCATGGGCCAGCCGACGAAAATCCACGGTATGGCCACCACGGGCGCCGCTCACGGCAATGGTCACGTGTTCCTTGCCGGGCTGGACAACCTCGGCATCCCACTCGCCGAGCACCCCCAGCCACCAGCAGAAATCGCGGTTGCGATAGGCCCGTGGCGGCCGATCATGGGCGCCCACCGAGAGGTAGACTTGCTTGCCGGCGCGCTGCAACTCATCGGCGATCTGCACCCCCGACGACCCGGCGCCCACCACCAGCACCGCCCCCTCGGGCAACTGCTGTGGATTGCGATACTCGGCGGAGTGAATCTGGGCGACCGTGGCCATCTCGGGGGCGATCGGCGGAATCACCGGCCGTTGGAATGGCCCGGTGGCCACGACCACATGAATGGCCTCGATCAGGCCATCAGAGGTTTCAATGGTGAACCCCGGGCGGCCGACGTTGCGCTCGACGCTGTTGACCTCCACGCCGGTACGGATCGGCGCATTGAACTTGCGGGCATAGGCTTCGAAGTAATCGGCAACCTGGTCCTTGCCGGCGAAGGCATCGGGGTCAAGCCCCTCGAATTCCAAGCCAGGAAAACGGTCATGCCAGGCCGGGCCGTTGGCGACCAGCGAATCCCAACGCGCAGTGCGCCAGGCCTCGGCAATCCGGTTGCGCTCCACGACCAGGTGAGGCACACCTTGTCGGCTCAAGTGCTCGCTCATGGCCACACCGGCCTGACCGGCACCGACAACAAGCGTATCTATGTGTAAGGTTTCAACGGGCATGTCTGTGCACTTCCGGCAGTGGGTTGGTTCAGGCCGGCATGGCGCCGCCTCGGGTACTGATTTTTTGTTCTGCGATTGCGACTATCGGGAAGAGGTGTCGAGGCGATTGTGTTGGCAGGCGGGGATTAGCGAAACGAGGGTTTTTATCGTTGCTGGGAAGGAAAAAGCTGGATGTACGCCTGATGTCGGGTCAGGCGTTCGGCAGTGGCTCGGGGCTAGAAGGGAGGGTGTGGCAGTGGATCCTGATAACTCGGTATCAGGCGTTTACTGACAGGTCTGTTTCAACTGCGCCGGAAACGCCTTGAGCTCAAGCTTCTCCATCACCAACCCAATGAATGCCGAGACCGCCAGCGGCAACTGGCGTCGACTCGGGTAAAGCACATTCAGGCCAAAACCGGCGCGTTGGTATTGCGGTAGCACGCGCACCAACCTGCCGGCCTCCAGGTCGAGGCTGCTCAGCGCCGACGGCAGCACGGCGATGCCCAGGCCGGCGACGGTTGCCCTGCGCAACGCTTGGGCAGTGTTGGCATTGAATCGGCTGGCGATCTGCACGTGTTCCTCGACACCATCCGGGCCGACCAATCGCCAATGGGTCATGCCGCTGGGGTGGGCGAAGCTCACGCTGTCGTGGTGAGCCAGGTCCTGCAGTGAAGCCGGCGTACCGCGTGCCGCTAGGTAGGCCGGGCTGGCGACCATGCCGTCACCGTCGTTCTTGAGGAGTTGACGACCAACATACCCCGAGTCCTGCAAGGGACCGCCGCGAAAAGCGACGTCGATGCGATCGGCAATCAGGTCGACACGAGCGTCGCTGAGCACGAAATCAAGTTGCACCCGAGGATGTGCGGCCAAAAAGTCGGCCACCCATTCCATGGGGAAGAAATCGAAAAAATCCGCCATCGCCGCAATGCGCACCAGACCGCTGGGTTCCTCGGTGCCCATCATCAATTCCTGTCCCGCCTCCATCAGACCGTCCACTGCGTTCACGCAGCGCTCATAAAACCCTTGGCCCACATGGGTCAACGTGAGTTTACGGGTGGAGCGTTGCAGAAGCCGCGTGCCGAGCTGTGCCTCCAACTGCTGGACACGCCGGCTCACGGTGTTGGATGGCATGCCCAGGCGCCTGGCCGCTTCGGCAAAACTGCCGCTGCGGACCACTTGGACAAACAGCGCAATGTCGTTGAGATCGGGCATAGCGACGCTATTCCTTCGAATTCTGGATGAGTTCAATCCGATTGTATCGGCTAATCAATCTATTGGCAGGCACTTATCCTTTCTCGTATCGAGGCTGCCAAACGCTCAAGAATCCGAGGTAATCCATGAACAGCATCGTCGCAGCACCGCCACGCGCCATCGTCCATCGCACCTCTGGCCGCAGCCACGGGCCGATCACCCGGCTCATGAGCCCCGGTGACCTGGGCCAGCTGTGCAAGCCCTTCGTGTTTCTCGATCGCTTCGCGTTCAAGGCCGACGCCATGCAACGAGGTTTCGGCATGCACCCACACTCCGGGATCGCGACGCTGACCTACATGATTGAAGGCGAAGTGGTCTACGAAGACACCACCGGCCAGTCAGGCACGTTGCCCAGTGGCGGCATGGAGTGGATGCAAGCCGGCCACGGCGTGTGGCACGACGCCCGGCCAGTCGGTGGCGCGCCGATCCAAGGTTTCCAGCTCTGGGTTGCGCTGCCGCCTGCGCAAGAGAATGCCCCGGCCCATAGCGTCTATCTGGCGCCCCGCGACCTTCCCCGCGAAGGCCCGGCACTGGTGTTGCTCGGCCAACACGGCGCGGCCCGTAGCAGCGTTGCCTCCCCAGCGGGCATGAACTACCTCGCCGTGCAGTTGAAAGACCAGGAGCGCTGGCGTTACACCCCACCGGCCGGGCACACCGTCGCCTGGCTGGCGGTCAGCAGCGGCAGCCTCAGCGCTGGCGGCAACGTCGATGCCGGGGAAATGGTGGTGTTCCAAGAGTCCGGCCAGGCCATCGACATCGTTGCCCGGGGCGCGACCTCATTCGTGCTCGGCTCGGCGGTCAAGCATCCCCACGACCTGGTGATGGGGCACTACTCGGTGCACACCAGCAAGGCCGCGCTGGAGAAAGGTGAGAAAGAAATCCAGCGCATCGGCGCCCTTTTGCAACAAGAGGGCCGGCTGGCTTAGCCGACCCTCGACTCACTCCTTATCCATATCCGATCCCAAAGAGGTGAATCATGACCAACATCGGTCTCGATCTTCTGCTGTCCCGTGCTCAAGTCGGCAAGCTGTCCTTGAAAAACCGCATGATCATGGCACCCATGACCCGCAGCCGTGCAGGCGCGGGTGATGTGGCCACGCCCCTGATGGTCGAGTACTACAGCCAGCGGGCCAGTGCTGGCCTGATCATCAGCGAAGGCTCCCAGGTATCGGCGCAGGGCAAGGGTTACCTGCGCACACCAGGGATCTTTACTCCCGAACAAATTGCCGGTTGGAAACAAGTGACCGACGCGGTTCACGCCCAAGGCGGACAAATCTTCCTGCAGCTCTGGCATGTAGGTCGTCTTTCCCATCCGTTGGTGCAGGTTAACGGCGCCCAGCCCGTGGCCCCTTCGGCGATCAAGGCCGACGGTGAGATCTATACCGCCGAAGGCCTCAAGCCCTACGAACTGCCCCGGGCGTTGGACCTCGATGAAATTCCAGGCGTGGTCGCCGATTTTCGCCAAGCGGCGGCCAACGCGAAGCTGGCCGGTTTCGACGGCGTGGAAATTCATGGCGCCAACGGCTACCTGATCGACCAGTTCCTGCGTGACGGCACCAACCAACGTACCGACGTCTACGGCGGCTCGATCGAGAACCGCGCGCGTTTCCTCAAGGAAGTGGTCGAATCGGTGATCGAAGTCTTCGGCGCCAGCCGTGTTGGCGTGCGCCTGTCGCCGATCTTCAGTTATTTCTCGATGAGCGACAGCAATCCGCAAGCAACTTTCGAATACGCCGCCAGGATGCTCAGCCGTTACGGTCTGGCCTACCTGCACATCGTGGAGCTGGGCCAAGGCCCGTTCGACTTCCTGGAACTCAAGCGCCGCTTTGGCGGGCCCTACATTGCCAACGGCGGCTACAGCGCCGAACGCGCGGCCGCTGCCATCAGCCGTGGCGAAGCGGACCTGGTGGCGTTCGGCACACCGTTCCTGGCCAACCCGGACCTGGTGGAGCGTTTCAAACTGGGCAAGGCACTGAATAGCCCTGACACGGCGACGTTCTACCAGGGTGACGAACAGGGTTATACGGATTATCCGACGTTGGCCGAAACCCAGACACAACAATGATCCAGTGAGACGGGAGGCAAGGCTTCAGTGCCCTCCTCTCGTCTCGGCTTGAAATTGTACAAATTCACATTTTCTTATACAAATAACTTTAAAACGTACAACTCCTGAAGTAGGCTTCAAAAACTTGTACAGAAATATGTATCTGTACAATATTTCGGAGCCTAGCATGTCCGCCTATCTCCAACGTTTCGCCCAGGCTTTTGCCGAACTGGACGCCCGACGCCTGGCCGAGCTCGATGAGCTCTACAGCGTCGACATCCATTTCCAAGACCCCTTGCACCGGATCGAAGGCCTGACGGCCCTGCGTGAGTACTTTGCGCAGTTGTATGCCAGTGCCAGTGACGTGCGCTACGATTTCCACTCGTTCGATGAGGTCGCTCCCGGCGAAGGCTATTTGCGCTGGACCTTGCACTTTCGGCACCCACGCCTGGCGGGCGGAGCCCCCGTGGCATTGTCGGGTTGCAGCCATTTGCGCTGGACCGACCGGGTCTACCACCACCAGGACTTCTTTGACGCCGGTGCCCTGCTCTACGAACACTTACCGTTATTGGGGCCGGTGATCCGCTGGCTCAAGCGCAGGCTGGCATGAGCCGCGTCTGGCTGACCGGCGCCAGCAGCGGCATTGGCGCGGCATTAGCGCAAGTGCTGCTGGAACAGGGCCACCACTTGGCATTGAGCGCGCGCCAGGTAGAACCCTTGCAGGCACTGGCAACACGCTATCCAGACCAGGTGCTGGTACTGCCAGGCGACCTGACCGACCCGCGCCAGGTCGCCAGGGTCTGCCAGCAGATTGACTGTGAGTGGTTGGCGCTGGACCTGGTGATTCTCAATGCCGGTACCTGCGAATACCTGGAGCCTGGACGCTTCGACACCCGTCTCGTCGAACGCGTCATCACCAGCAACCTGCTGGGCACCAGCCATTGCCTGGAGGCCGCCCTACCCTTGCTGCGCCGAGGCCAGTGCCCACATCTGGTGGTGGTGAGCAGCGCGGTCACCTGGCTGGCCCTGCCTCGCGCCGGCGCCTACGGTGCCTCGAAGGCCGCGTTGCGCTATCTGGTGGAGTCCTTGCGTATCGACCTGGCCACCGAGGGCATCGACGTCACCCTGGTGAGCCCCGGTTTCGTCGATACGCCACTGACCCGACGCAACGATTTTCCCATGCCCATGCGCTGGTCGGCGCAACGGGCCGCACGGCATATCGCACGGCGCTTGCCGGCACGGCCTTTGGACATCGTATTCCCCTGGTTCTTCACCGTCGTCCTGCGCTTGCTTGGACACTTGCCCGCAAGCTGGCGGCTGGCCCTGGGCCGGCGCCTGGCACGCCCCTCCAAGGAATCTTGAGACATGCGCATCGCAATCATCGGCAGCGGCATTTCCGGGCTGACCTGTGCCTATCTGTTGGCTCGTCGACATCAGGTCACTCTGTTCGAGGCCGACAGCCGGATCGGTGGCCACACCCATACCGTGGATGTCGATTGCCAGGGCAGGCGCTTTAGCGTTGATACCGGCTTCATCGTGTACAACGACTGGACCTACCCGAATTTCATTCGCCTGCTGGATCAATTGGGCGTCGCTTCGCGTCCTACGCAGATGAGCTTCTCGGTGCATGACCCGGCCACCGGGCAGGAATACAAGGGCTACACCTTGCGCAGCCTGTTCGCCCGCCGGCGCAACCTGCTGTCGCCCGGTTTCTGGGGCATGCTGCGCGACATCCTCCGGTTCAACCGGCAGGCGACGGCCGACCTGCAGGCGCACCGTATCGACAGCGCCACGCGACTCGGTGACTACCTGCACAGCCACGGTTATGGCCAGCGTTTCATCGACCACTACATCGTGCCCATGGGTTCTGCGATCTGGTCGATGTCGCCGGCCAGGATGCTGGAGTTTCCGCTGCAGTTCTTCGTGCGCTTCTGCCACAACCACGGCCTCCTGTCGGTCAATCACCGCCCACAATGGCGCGTGATCGAGGGCGGTTCACGCAGTTACATCACTCCCTTATGCGCCGGGTTTCACCAACACATCCGGCTCAACTGCCCGGTGCAAAGCGTCAGCCGAGACGCGACTGGGGTATGCGTGACCAGCGCCGCGGGCATCGAGCGTTTCGATAAAGTGGTGTTCGCCTGCCATAGCGACCAGGCCCTCGCCCTGCTCGAGGCGCCCAGCACCGAAGAAACCGAGGTCCTCGGTGCCCTGGCCTATGCCAGCAATGAAGTGCTGCTGCACACCGACACGCGATTATTGCCACGGCGGCGCCAGGCCTGGGCGAGCTGGAACTACCGCCTCGGCGGCCCACCTCAGGCTCCGGCCGCGCTGACCTACAACATGAACATCCTCCAGGGCCTGGACGCGCCGGTGACCTTCTGCGTAAGCCTGAACCAGAGCGATGCGGTCGATCCGGCGCAGGTGCTTGCGCGCTTCGAGTACGCCCATCCCCAGTACAGCCTCGCCGGGGTAGCCGCGCAGGCCCGCCAGGGTGAATTGCAAGGACACCGGCACAGCTATT
Coding sequences within:
- a CDS encoding NAD(P)/FAD-dependent oxidoreductase — protein: MKQQILVIGAGFGGLWSALSAARLLDQHDRNDVQITVLAPQAELRIRPRFYEPDVHTMMAPLDGLFDAVGVKFVQGSASTIDVDSKRVGYVDVFGTEGTLGYDRLVLAAGSKLFRPDLKGMLEHAFDVDEIEQATRLEAHIKSLKHLPDSPARNTVVVAGGGFTGIETATEMPARLRAVLGEDANIRVVVVDRGPQIGASLGDGIRPSIIEASAHLGIEWILNASVESVDAGGVTLSDGQRIESSTVIWTVGFRASPLTQQVPGTRDQQGRLHVDGHLKVLGQNDIFATGDVAYAATDTVGNYAAMSCQHAIALGRYAGNNVAADLLGVAPMTYSQPKYVTCLDLGAWGAVYTEGWDRQLKLVGQEAKDLKTQINTVWIYPPAADRAAALAAADPLIPVA
- a CDS encoding LysR substrate-binding domain-containing protein, with the protein product MASYSLRQLKYFVTTVECGSVAEASRKLYIAQPSIATAVKGLEDSFGVQLLIRHHAQGVSLTPGGARFYRKAQELLRMAREFEQNALADNDVVSGQIDIGCFETVAPLYLPRLIAGFRERFPGVEIRVQDGEQQELVQGLTGGRFDLAIFYEHDLDSTIETEALTAPQRPYALLPAGHRFANQAQVSLRDLALEPMILLDVQPSRTYFVSIFEELGLTPNIVFSSPSIEMVRGMVGQSFGFAVLVTRPHSTCTYDGQQVVCVNIAEDVTGSALVAGWLKRAHLTKPAQLFVDYCKEQFRQWLA
- a CDS encoding ABC transporter substrate-binding protein, translated to MSRSLRCNIACALALLSTSVLAAPQSLTVISFGGATKQAQDKAYFQPFNASGAGSIVAGEYNGELSKIKAMVAAGHTSWDVVEVESPELLRGCEEGLFEKLDQTALGDPANFVPGALTECGVATYVWSMVLAYDQSKLAKAPKSWADFWNVADYPGKRGLRKGAKYTLEIALLADGVKAQDLYKVLNTPQGVSRAFAKLDQIKPNIQWWEAGAQPAQWLVAGDVAMSAAYNGRIASAQKEGMKLSIVWPQSLYDPEYWAVVKGTPNKALAERFIAFASQPQTQKVFSENIPYGPVHRKTLALLPTAVQEQLPTAEANLAEARAVDAEFWVDHGEELEQRFNAWAAR
- the argE gene encoding acetylornithine deacetylase — its product is MSELRSRALLARLVGFATVSRESNLALIEFVRGYLRDLGVACELIYNPERTKANLLASIGPSVPGGVVLSGHTDVVPVDGQAWTVDPFCLSEAGGRLYGRGTADMKGYLASVLAAVPQFLASPLRRPLHLAFSYDEEVGCLGVRSLLEVLVQRIPQPALCLIGEPTQLQPVLGHKGKLAMRCYVKGAACHSAYAPYGVNAIEQAARLMGRLGEIGAALADPSLHDARFDPAYSTVQVGVIQGGTALNIVPADCRFDFEVRALPDFAPQVVAEQLQDFAEQTLLPPMRAVQGDTSIRFEQLSAYPGLATSPDSAAAQLIARLCGSDAFSTVAFGTEGGLFHQAGVPTVVCGPGSMDQGHKPDEYVNVEQMAACDRLMDRLASYLCEPNDC
- a CDS encoding DUF1028 domain-containing protein — its product is MTFSIVGRCAETGQLGVAISSSSIAVGARCPWLRAGVGAVSSQNITLPALGPLILDELASGLVAQEAVDRALARNGYSQYRQVAVVDAHGHTAIFSGSHALGTHNALAGEQCVAAGNLLASAGVIEAMVAAFEHSEGCLASRLLSALQAGQQAGGEAGAVHSAALSVVDDLTWPIVDLRVDWAEENPIGELTKLWLAYQPQLQDYLTRALDPTQAPSYGVPGDE
- a CDS encoding RidA family protein — protein: MPTHTRIRMFNTKDTYPNQTLDNDLCQAVRAGNTVYVRGQVGTDFNGQLVGLGDPRAQAEQAMRNVKQLLEEAGSDLSHIVKTTTYLIDPRYREPVYQEVGKWLKGVFPISTGLVVSALGQPQWLMEIDVIAVIPE
- a CDS encoding NAD(P)/FAD-dependent oxidoreductase, translated to MPVETLHIDTLVVGAGQAGVAMSEHLSRQGVPHLVVERNRIAEAWRTARWDSLVANGPAWHDRFPGLEFEGLDPDAFAGKDQVADYFEAYARKFNAPIRTGVEVNSVERNVGRPGFTIETSDGLIEAIHVVVATGPFQRPVIPPIAPEMATVAQIHSAEYRNPQQLPEGAVLVVGAGSSGVQIADELQRAGKQVYLSVGAHDRPPRAYRNRDFCWWLGVLGEWDAEVVQPGKEHVTIAVSGARGGHTVDFRRLAHEGITLVGLTKSFNGSVVTFESNLAENIARGDENYLALLDAADAYIARNGLDLPLEPEARQLLPDPHCLTQPILQLDLAAAGVTSIIWATGYSVDYSWLKVDALNAHGKPRHQRGVSSESGLYFVGLPWLSRRGSAFIWGVWHDARHIADHIVKQRTYLAYRDAAQRQNENPREQAAPSDSPSQKTSLMGVR